In Macrobrachium nipponense isolate FS-2020 chromosome 30, ASM1510439v2, whole genome shotgun sequence, a genomic segment contains:
- the LOC135202539 gene encoding ras-related protein Rab-7a-like isoform X1, with translation MHSCDNSEIIMASRKKILLKVIILGDSGVGKTSLMNQFVNKKFSNQYKATIGADFLTKEVMVDDRLVTMQIWDTAGQERFQSLGVAFYRGADCCVLCYDVTSPNSFKSLDSWRDEFLIQASPRDPDHFPFVVLGNKIDLENRAVSTKRAQQWCHSKNEVPYFETSAKEAINVELAFQTIARNALAQESEVDIGHEFPDQIKLTNDNKTKQDACSC, from the exons atcATTATGGCTTCTCGTAAGAAGATTCTCTTGAAGGTAATTATTCTGGGCGACTCTGGTGTGGGTAAGACTTCTCTAATGAACCAGTTTGTAAACAAGAAATTCTCCAACCAATACAAAGCAACCATTGGAGCAGATTTCCTCACCAAAGAAGTTATGGTTGATGATAGACTTGTTACTATGCAG ATTTGGGACACTGCCGGTCAAGAGAGATTTCAGTCTTTAGGTGTTGCATTTTATCGTGGGGCTGACTGTTGCGTTTTATGTTACGATGTGACATCTCCGAATTCTTTCAAAAGTTTAGACTCCTGGCGGGACGAGTTTTTGATTCAGGCATCACCCCGGGATCCAGATCACTTTCCTTTTGTTGTCCTTGGTAACAAGATTGATTTAGAAAACAGAGCT GTTTCAACGAAGCGAGCGCAGCAGTGGTGTCACAGTAAAAACGAG GTTCCCTATTTTGAGACGAGTGCAAAGGAGGCCATCAATGTGGAATTGGCATTCCAGACAATTGCTCGCAATGCTTTGGCTCAAGAATCGGAGGTAGATATTGGTCACGAATTCCCAGACCAGATCAAACTGACGAATGATAACAAGACAAAGCAAGACGCCTGTTCTTGTTAA
- the LOC135202539 gene encoding ras-related protein Rab-7a-like isoform X2 gives MSNIIMASRKKILLKVIILGDSGVGKTSLMNQFVNKKFSNQYKATIGADFLTKEVMVDDRLVTMQIWDTAGQERFQSLGVAFYRGADCCVLCYDVTSPNSFKSLDSWRDEFLIQASPRDPDHFPFVVLGNKIDLENRAVSTKRAQQWCHSKNEVPYFETSAKEAINVELAFQTIARNALAQESEVDIGHEFPDQIKLTNDNKTKQDACSC, from the exons ATGTCAAAT atcATTATGGCTTCTCGTAAGAAGATTCTCTTGAAGGTAATTATTCTGGGCGACTCTGGTGTGGGTAAGACTTCTCTAATGAACCAGTTTGTAAACAAGAAATTCTCCAACCAATACAAAGCAACCATTGGAGCAGATTTCCTCACCAAAGAAGTTATGGTTGATGATAGACTTGTTACTATGCAG ATTTGGGACACTGCCGGTCAAGAGAGATTTCAGTCTTTAGGTGTTGCATTTTATCGTGGGGCTGACTGTTGCGTTTTATGTTACGATGTGACATCTCCGAATTCTTTCAAAAGTTTAGACTCCTGGCGGGACGAGTTTTTGATTCAGGCATCACCCCGGGATCCAGATCACTTTCCTTTTGTTGTCCTTGGTAACAAGATTGATTTAGAAAACAGAGCT GTTTCAACGAAGCGAGCGCAGCAGTGGTGTCACAGTAAAAACGAG GTTCCCTATTTTGAGACGAGTGCAAAGGAGGCCATCAATGTGGAATTGGCATTCCAGACAATTGCTCGCAATGCTTTGGCTCAAGAATCGGAGGTAGATATTGGTCACGAATTCCCAGACCAGATCAAACTGACGAATGATAACAAGACAAAGCAAGACGCCTGTTCTTGTTAA
- the LOC135202539 gene encoding ras-related protein Rab-7a-like isoform X3: MASRKKILLKVIILGDSGVGKTSLMNQFVNKKFSNQYKATIGADFLTKEVMVDDRLVTMQIWDTAGQERFQSLGVAFYRGADCCVLCYDVTSPNSFKSLDSWRDEFLIQASPRDPDHFPFVVLGNKIDLENRAVSTKRAQQWCHSKNEVPYFETSAKEAINVELAFQTIARNALAQESEVDIGHEFPDQIKLTNDNKTKQDACSC; this comes from the exons ATGGCTTCTCGTAAGAAGATTCTCTTGAAGGTAATTATTCTGGGCGACTCTGGTGTGGGTAAGACTTCTCTAATGAACCAGTTTGTAAACAAGAAATTCTCCAACCAATACAAAGCAACCATTGGAGCAGATTTCCTCACCAAAGAAGTTATGGTTGATGATAGACTTGTTACTATGCAG ATTTGGGACACTGCCGGTCAAGAGAGATTTCAGTCTTTAGGTGTTGCATTTTATCGTGGGGCTGACTGTTGCGTTTTATGTTACGATGTGACATCTCCGAATTCTTTCAAAAGTTTAGACTCCTGGCGGGACGAGTTTTTGATTCAGGCATCACCCCGGGATCCAGATCACTTTCCTTTTGTTGTCCTTGGTAACAAGATTGATTTAGAAAACAGAGCT GTTTCAACGAAGCGAGCGCAGCAGTGGTGTCACAGTAAAAACGAG GTTCCCTATTTTGAGACGAGTGCAAAGGAGGCCATCAATGTGGAATTGGCATTCCAGACAATTGCTCGCAATGCTTTGGCTCAAGAATCGGAGGTAGATATTGGTCACGAATTCCCAGACCAGATCAAACTGACGAATGATAACAAGACAAAGCAAGACGCCTGTTCTTGTTAA